The following are from one region of the Capsicum annuum cultivar UCD-10X-F1 chromosome 1, UCD10Xv1.1, whole genome shotgun sequence genome:
- the LOC107850075 gene encoding ethylene-responsive transcription factor CRF5-like has protein sequence MAFNEEHGEKEVFRNRSEVIAMEKLTDQIGGSSSILPRPGVVHFSDCDTMKLTTDEEGKAKPPKKKKRNFKLPQKKVKKYEGVRQRKQGKWVPDVRVLGTKDRIWIGTFSTVEEATLAYDKTINEMKGAYAVTNILKPPPRYPSPMEIIYMNPPSSSIYNARI, from the exons ATGGCATTCAACGAAGAGCATGGGGAAAAGGAGGTCTTCAGAAACCGCTCAGAAGTGATTGCTATGGAAAAATTGACCGATCAAATCGGAGGAAGCTCCTCTATCTTGCCTAGACCGGGAGTAGTTCACTTTTCTGACTGCGATACAATGAAGCTGACTACTGACGAAGAAGGGAAGGCAAAACCGCCAAAGAAAAAAA AGAGAAATTTTAAGCTGCCgcaaaaaaaggtgaaaaagtacGAAGGGGTTAGACAAAGAAAGCAGGGTAAGTGGGTTCCAGATGTTCGAGTCTTAGGTACTAAAGATCGAATCTGGATAGGAACATTTAGTACTGTTGAAGAAGCTACTTTGGCTTATGACAAGACTATCAATGAAATGAAAGGTGCTTACGCTGTGACAAATATCCTCAAGCCACCACCAAGATACCCTTCACCAATGGAAATCATCTACATGAATCCACCATCTTCATCCATATATAATGCTAGGATTTAA